A region from the Actinomycetota bacterium genome encodes:
- a CDS encoding ATP-binding protein, with amino-acid sequence MGSEEPVSNATPREQGSPNDGRAHGVPGRAAFIIAGMFVFLSASLLYTAKMEVTEWPYLVFQHLYYAPILYAAFIFGRRGGLIAAAVASIPHTVHSYILSPTTSGIDPNHTIEVLMYFVIGGFFGALRDVQDQRTRDLQQLGVRLEDAYAKLEERAIQLINVQDYTQSILRSITSGVVTVGPDGSITTINPAAERMLGITEDDTVPKPLSSVFEDDGGLTDDVGKVLAGRIPLVLNEAELVTRSGRTVHVQAVTSRMRAVGGRILGAVVTMEDVSEITALTEQLIKADRLAAMGQLTAGVAHEIRNPLGIIRASVQLLEDRKGDIDQTQEIGHVIKQEIDRLDRVIKALLDFGRPNRPTFVSVDIEDVLRNVVLFTSRFAREAEVRIAEDFQGDMPKVLADPDQLKQVFLNLVTNSVQAMEGRGGTIEIRTLHANEFIHIFITDTGPGIPPSEVGRIFDPFYSTRDEGTGLGLTIVHRIIDQHNGHIDVVSSPGATTFRVRIPIAVEEEHGRKDEANSTDR; translated from the coding sequence ATCGCAGGGATGTTTGTGTTCTTGTCGGCATCCTTGCTCTACACCGCCAAGATGGAGGTTACCGAGTGGCCCTATCTTGTGTTCCAGCACCTCTACTACGCACCGATACTCTACGCGGCTTTCATCTTCGGAAGACGTGGTGGCCTTATCGCAGCCGCCGTCGCATCGATTCCCCATACAGTGCATTCGTATATCTTGTCGCCGACCACTTCGGGCATTGACCCGAATCATACGATCGAAGTGCTGATGTACTTCGTGATCGGCGGGTTTTTTGGTGCGCTGCGGGACGTGCAGGACCAGCGCACACGCGATCTCCAGCAGCTTGGAGTCCGTCTGGAGGATGCTTACGCCAAGCTCGAGGAGCGCGCAATACAATTGATCAACGTGCAGGATTACACACAATCGATCCTTCGTTCGATAACCTCCGGGGTGGTCACCGTTGGCCCCGATGGCTCAATCACGACAATCAACCCGGCTGCCGAGCGCATGCTGGGAATCACAGAAGATGACACGGTGCCCAAACCGCTAAGCTCAGTCTTCGAGGATGACGGCGGCTTGACCGACGATGTCGGGAAGGTGCTCGCTGGCAGGATTCCCCTTGTGCTGAACGAGGCGGAACTCGTGACAAGGTCGGGCCGAACGGTCCACGTTCAGGCGGTGACATCTAGGATGCGGGCTGTCGGTGGACGAATTTTAGGCGCTGTCGTCACGATGGAGGACGTGTCGGAGATTACCGCACTGACCGAACAGCTGATCAAGGCAGATCGGCTTGCAGCGATGGGTCAGCTAACCGCGGGGGTTGCACACGAGATTCGTAATCCGCTTGGGATCATCAGGGCCTCAGTGCAGCTTCTCGAGGATCGCAAGGGTGACATCGATCAGACGCAAGAGATCGGTCATGTGATCAAGCAGGAGATAGACCGTTTGGATCGAGTGATCAAGGCACTACTAGATTTTGGGAGACCCAATCGACCGACGTTCGTTTCAGTCGACATAGAGGATGTTCTTCGGAATGTGGTCCTCTTCACTTCGCGGTTCGCGCGCGAGGCCGAAGTCCGCATAGCCGAAGACTTCCAAGGCGACATGCCCAAAGTGCTCGCTGATCCCGACCAGCTCAAACAAGTCTTCCTGAATCTGGTCACGAACTCCGTCCAGGCTATGGAGGGCCGTGGCGGGACCATCGAGATTAGAACCCTCCATGCGAATGAATTCATACACATCTTCATCACCGACACGGGGCCGGGGATCCCGCCCTCGGAAGTGGGCAGGATATTCGATCCGTTCTATTCGACTCGCGACGAGGGGACGGGACTTGGATTGACGATAGTTCATAGAATCATCGACCAGCATAATGGCCATATCGATGTAGTGAGTTCGCCCGGCGCTACGACATTCCGGGTTAGGATTCCTATCGCAGTCGAAGAGGAGCATGGGAGGAAAGATGAAGCGAACAGTACTGATCGCTGA
- a CDS encoding sigma-54 dependent transcriptional regulator produces the protein MKRTVLIADDEKNMRWVLSEALSKEGFEVVEATDGKEALSMVAENPPDVMILDYKMPAPDGMEVLRRLRAKDHSFPVIMLTAHGNVTQAVEAIKTGATEYLTKPFDLDELKLAIDKSLRMSGLVAEVQRLRTELDREYSIEGIIAAEPKMMEVLDQVHRVAPTSATVMVYGESGTGKELIARAVHALSDRASRPFVSVSAGALPETLLESELFGYEKGAFTGAVAAKPGRFEMANGGTLFLDEIGDISPAVQVRLLRVLQERQFERLGGTRTIEVDVRVIAATNRDLQQLIADGIFREDLFYRLSVVPVHLPPLRARMGDIPMLVAHFLEKFKAGDKVLSQEAMEALVSYQWPGNIRELENTIERIVILSQGTEIGVADLPAEVRAGGVIQCPKSGFVLPDDGLDLAEVEFDLISQALERSGSNTSKAAKLLGLPRKALETRMSKLGLD, from the coding sequence ATGAAGCGAACAGTACTGATCGCTGATGACGAGAAGAACATGAGGTGGGTTCTGAGCGAGGCCCTTTCTAAAGAGGGCTTCGAGGTCGTCGAGGCCACTGACGGTAAGGAAGCGCTCTCGATGGTCGCAGAGAACCCTCCGGATGTGATGATCCTCGACTATAAGATGCCTGCGCCCGATGGCATGGAGGTGTTGCGTCGGCTGAGGGCCAAGGACCACAGCTTCCCCGTGATCATGCTGACAGCACACGGCAACGTGACACAGGCTGTCGAAGCAATCAAAACCGGTGCCACCGAGTATCTCACCAAGCCCTTCGATCTCGATGAACTCAAGCTGGCCATCGACAAGTCGCTCAGGATGAGCGGCCTCGTTGCCGAGGTGCAACGTCTGCGTACAGAGTTGGATCGCGAGTACAGTATCGAGGGGATCATCGCTGCTGAGCCCAAGATGATGGAAGTCTTGGATCAAGTCCATCGAGTTGCCCCGACGAGCGCGACGGTCATGGTCTACGGCGAGTCCGGGACAGGCAAGGAGCTCATAGCGCGGGCGGTGCACGCACTCTCGGACAGGGCGTCGCGCCCATTCGTCTCGGTCAGTGCCGGAGCTCTCCCTGAGACCCTGCTCGAGAGCGAACTATTCGGCTACGAGAAAGGTGCCTTCACTGGCGCAGTCGCTGCGAAGCCAGGACGCTTCGAGATGGCCAATGGGGGAACGCTGTTCCTTGACGAGATCGGCGACATCTCCCCAGCCGTGCAGGTCAGACTGCTTCGCGTACTCCAGGAACGACAGTTCGAACGTCTCGGCGGTACACGAACTATTGAAGTCGATGTCCGCGTCATCGCAGCCACCAACAGAGACCTTCAGCAGCTGATTGCGGACGGTATCTTCCGAGAGGACCTGTTCTACCGACTATCTGTTGTACCCGTGCACCTTCCACCCTTGCGCGCTCGCATGGGGGATATTCCGATGCTCGTCGCTCACTTTCTAGAGAAGTTCAAGGCCGGCGACAAAGTCCTGTCGCAGGAGGCGATGGAAGCACTGGTCTCCTACCAATGGCCGGGAAACATCCGGGAGCTGGAGAACACTATTGAGCGGATTGTCATCCTCTCACAAGGCACCGAGATCGGTGTCGCTGATCTACCCGCCGAGGTCAGGGCCGGAGGAGTCATCCAGTGTCCTAAGTCCGGCTTCGTCCTTCCCGACGACGGACTGGACTTGGCTGAAGTCGAGTTCGATCTCATCTCACAGGCGCTCGAGCGATCGGGCAGCAATACTTCGAAGGCCGCAAAGCTCCTAGGTCTGCCCAGAAAGGCACTCGAGACCCGGATGAGCAAGCTCGGATTGGATTAG